The nucleotide sequence GATACTGCCGGGCCCCAATGTGATGAACCTCTCGCTCATGATTGGGGACCGCTACTTTGGAATGCGCGGTGCGCTGGTGGCCTTGACTGGCATGCTCTTGTTCCCGCTGCTCATTGTCCTAGGCTCAGCGGTACTGTTTGCGGCAGTTTCAGATGTTCCGCAGGTCCAAGGGGCACTGCGCGGGATGGGCGCTGTTGCGGCCGGACTCATCACAGCCACGGGTATGAAGTTGGTTGCTGGCTTAAGGGCAAATGCCATGGGTGCGCCTGTCTGCTATGCGTTAGCCGCTATGACTTTTGTAGCTATCGCCATCTTGCGACTGCCCTTGGCCTGGGTTTTGTTCACGCTGGGCGGCTTGGCCTGGTGGTGGGCTTACCGACAGTTGCGCGCCCTACCTACCCCAGCAGGTGAAACGCCATGACGCTACCCCTCGCCCTGAGCGCCACAGAGTGGCTGGGCCTGTTTGTTCACTTTCTCTCGCTATCGCTCTTGGCGGTAGGCGGCGCCATTGCTACTGCGCCTGACATGCACCGTTATCTCGTCGATGAGCGGCACTGGCTGAGTGACGCGCAATTTAGCTCCAGCATAGCGCTGGCACAAGCGGCTCCTGGCCCCAATGTATTGTTCGTAGCGGTGTTGGGATGGAATGTCGGCGTGAACGCGGCCGGCGGCATGGCAGCTGGTCTGCATGCCTGGGGCTTGGGTGCCTTGGGTATGGCGCTAGCCATGCTAGGCATCATGCTGCCCAGCACAACCCTCACGTTCGCTGCAGCACGCTGGGGCCATAGAAACCGTGAGCTCAGAGTCGTGCGCGCATTTAAGCAAGGCTTGGCACCTATTGTCGTAGCCATGCTGATCGCAACCGGTTGGATTCTTGCAGGTGGTCATGGAGGCCCATGGGCACAATGGCCTTTATGGCTTCTGGCGATCGCCAGCGCGGTACTGGTTTGGCGCACCCAAATACACCTCCTGTGGGTTCTGGCAGGAGGCGCTGTGCTAGGTGCGCTGGGCTGGGTTTAGGCCAAGCGCCGCCCTTCAGTTCTTGCCGCAGTGGACTGATTTTTCGGCCAAGCAGCACAGCCAATGCCTAACAGAACAAAGGCTCCAGCGGCAAGGTGCTTGGGCGTAAGCGTTTCACCCAACACCACGGCGGATAAAACGACAGCGCTCAGTGGCAAAAAGGCCATGAATGCACCTGCCGTGGCGGCGCTGGTCTGCGATAGCCCAGCGTAAAACAGCCAGAATGCCCCCACGGAGACCACCACGCCAAAGTACAGCACCGCCGCCACATCTTGCCAACGCAGGCTGGCCAAGGGAAAGTGCATAGCCTCCACTGCGGCAAAAGGCAAAAACATAAGAAAGCCCAGAACGCTCATGGCGGTGGCGATGGTCAGCGCAGACACCCGCCCGTGGGTACGCTTGCCCAAAACCACGAACAAGCCTTCGCACACCACCGCCCCAAGCACTAGCACCATGCCTTGGGCGTTGGCGGCGGCTCCGCCCCCACCCCTCTGCCCGCCTGTGACGTGTGTTGCCTCATGCACATGGAGCAAGGCCGCGCCCAGCACCGCAAAGCCAATTCCCAGCCACTGCCAGCGATGAGGCCGCTCTCGCAGCAGAACAACTGCCATCACGGCCGTTACGGCGGGCAGCGTGCCCGTGATCAAGCCAGCCTCTAAAGCGCCGCTGGTTTTGAGGCCAAAGAGCAAAAACACGGAGAACAAGAAAACGCCAGTCAAGGCTTGCAAAAACAGCGTCAGACAGTCAGCTCGGTTGGGCCAGGTAATGCGTCCCTCGCGCCAGAGCAACATCGCAATCAAAATGGGGGCTGCAATGGCAAAGCGCATGGCGGAGGCCAACATCACAGGCATGCTGGCAGCGACCAGCTTTCCGGCAACCACCGAACTGCCCACAATGGCCATGGCCAAGCCCAACTGCACATAGGCCACAACAGGTGACCCCGCCCCACTCTTCAACAAAGCCATCGCTTACCGCTCCTTCTCGCTTGATGCATAAAGAAGGCAGTGTCTCGCCCAGCGGCTTAGCGGTATTGAACGTTCTTGCGGTTTTGCGG is from Rhodoferax aquaticus and encodes:
- a CDS encoding chromate transporter gives rise to the protein MTPLAPTSPQQAPEPQHPQGTEPRQRPQPQSLSDLFWSFSWLALQGFGGVLAVVQRELVEKKKWLTPSEFLEDWAVAQILPGPNVMNLSLMIGDRYFGMRGALVALTGMLLFPLLIVLGSAVLFAAVSDVPQVQGALRGMGAVAAGLITATGMKLVAGLRANAMGAPVCYALAAMTFVAIAILRLPLAWVLFTLGGLAWWWAYRQLRALPTPAGETP
- a CDS encoding chromate transporter — encoded protein: MTLPLALSATEWLGLFVHFLSLSLLAVGGAIATAPDMHRYLVDERHWLSDAQFSSSIALAQAAPGPNVLFVAVLGWNVGVNAAGGMAAGLHAWGLGALGMALAMLGIMLPSTTLTFAAARWGHRNRELRVVRAFKQGLAPIVVAMLIATGWILAGGHGGPWAQWPLWLLAIASAVLVWRTQIHLLWVLAGGAVLGALGWV
- a CDS encoding DMT family transporter, with the protein product MALLKSGAGSPVVAYVQLGLAMAIVGSSVVAGKLVAASMPVMLASAMRFAIAAPILIAMLLWREGRITWPNRADCLTLFLQALTGVFLFSVFLLFGLKTSGALEAGLITGTLPAVTAVMAVVLLRERPHRWQWLGIGFAVLGAALLHVHEATHVTGGQRGGGGAAANAQGMVLVLGAVVCEGLFVVLGKRTHGRVSALTIATAMSVLGFLMFLPFAAVEAMHFPLASLRWQDVAAVLYFGVVVSVGAFWLFYAGLSQTSAATAGAFMAFLPLSAVVLSAVVLGETLTPKHLAAGAFVLLGIGCAAWPKNQSTAARTEGRRLA